A genomic segment from Cricetulus griseus strain 17A/GY chromosome 8, alternate assembly CriGri-PICRH-1.0, whole genome shotgun sequence encodes:
- the Csgalnact2 gene encoding chondroitin sulfate N-acetylgalactosaminyltransferase 2 → MSRRGPILHSRTQWLLLGLALLFSLVLFMYLLECAPQTDGNASLPGVVRENYGKEYYQALLQEQEEHYQTRATSLKRQIAQLKQELQEMSEKMRSLQEKKNVGANGIGYQGNREQTPSDLLEFLHSQIDRAEVSIGAKLPSEYGVVPFESFTLMKVFQLEMGLTRHPEEKPVRKDKRDELVEVIEAGLEVINNPDEDDEQEDEEGPVGEKLIFNENDFIEGYYRTERDKGTQYELFFKKADLMEYRHVTLFRPFGPLMKVKNEMIDITRSVINIIVPLAERTEAFSQFMQNFRDVCIHQDKRIHLTVVYFGKEGLSKVKSILESITSESDFHNYTLISLNEEFNRGRGLNVGAQAWDKGEVLMFFCDVDIYFSAEFLNSCRLNAEPGKKVFYPVVFSLYNPAIVYANQDVPPPVEQQLVHKKDSGFWRDFGFGMTCQYQSDFLAVGGFDLEVKGWGGEDVHLYRKYLHGDLIVIRTPVPGLFHLWHEKHCADELTPEQYRMCIQSKAMNEASHSHLGMMVFREEIEMHLRKQAYRTNSDTAG, encoded by the exons ATGTCTAGAAGAGGACCAATTCTTCACAGCCGGACCCAGTGGCTGCTGTTGGGGCTTGCTTTGCTCTTCAGTTTAGTGTTATTTATGTACCTCCTGGAATGTGCCCCCCAGACTGATGGAAATGCATCTCTTCCTGGTGTTGTTAGAGAAAATTATGGTAAAGAATATTACCAGGCCCTCCTGCAGGAGCAAGAAGAACATTACCAAACCAGGGCAACCAGTCTGAAACGCCAGATTGCCCAGCTAAAACAAGAATTACAAGAAATGAGTGAGAAGATGAGATCAttgcaagagaaaaagaatgtaGGGGCTAATGGCATAGGCTATCAAGGCAACAGAGAGCAGACACCTAGTGATCTCTTAGAGTTTCTTCATTCCCAGATCGACAGAGCTGAAGTTAGCATAGGAGCCAAACTACCCAGTGAGTATGGAGTCGTTCCCTTTGAAAGTTTTACTTTAATGAAAGTATTTCAGTTGGAAATGGGTCTCACTCGTCATCCTGAAGAAAAGCCAGTTAGAAAGGACAAACGAGATGAATTGGTAGAAGTTATTGAAGCTGGCTTGGAGGTCATTAATAATCCTGATGAAGATGATgaacaggaagatgaggagggcCCTGTTGGAGAGAAACtgatatttaatgaaaatgacttcATAGAAG GCTATTACCGCACTGAGAGAGATAAAGGCACACAGTATGAACTCTTTTTTAAGAAAGCAGACCTTATGGAATACAGACATGTGACCCTCTTCCGCCCTTTTGGACCACTCATGAAAGTGAAGAATGAGATGATTGACATTACCAGATCAGTTATTAACATCATTGTGCCGCTTGCTGAAAGGACTGAAGCATTTTCACAGTTTATGCAGAACTTCAG AGATGTTTGTATTCATCAAGACAAGAGGATTCATCTCACAGTTGTGTACTTTGGGAAAGAAGGACTATCTAAAGTCAAGTCTATCCTAGAATCTATCACAAG TGAGTCTGATTTTCACAATTATACTTTGATCTCACTGAATGAAGAATTTAATCGTGGACGAGGACTAAATGTGGGTGCCCAAGCGTGGGACAAGGGAGAAGTCTTGATGTTTTTCTGCGATGTTGATATATATTTCTCAGCCGAATTCCTTAACAGCTGCCGGTTAAATGCTGAGCCAG gtAAAAAGGTGTTTTATCCTGTGGTGTTCAGTCTTTACAATCCTGCCATTGTTTATGCCAACCAGGATGTGCCACCCCCTGTGGAGCAGCAGCTG GTTCATAAAAAGGACTCTGGTTTTTGGAGAGATTTTGGCTTTGGGATGACTTGTCAATATCAATCAGATTTCCTGGCCGTTG GTGGATTCGACTTGGAAGTAAAAGGCTGGGGTGGAGAAGATGTTCATCTTTACCGGAAATACTTACATGGTGATCTGATTGTGATTCGGACTCCAGTCCCTGGTCTTTTCCACCTCTGGCACGAGAAACACTGTGCAGATGAGCTGACGCCTGAGCAGTACCGCATGTGCATCCAGTCCAAAGCCATGAACGAGGCTTCTCACTCCCACCTGGGAATGATGGTCTTCAGGGAGGAAATAGAGATGCATCTTCGCAAACAGGCATACAGAACAAACAGCGACACCGCCGGGTGA